One region of Centropristis striata isolate RG_2023a ecotype Rhode Island chromosome 3, C.striata_1.0, whole genome shotgun sequence genomic DNA includes:
- the rplp0 gene encoding large ribosomal subunit protein uL10, with amino-acid sequence MPREDRATWKSNYFLKIIQLLDDYPKCFIVGADNVGSKQMQTIRLSLRSKAVVLMGKNTMMRKAIRGHLENNPALEKLLPHIKGNVGFVFTKEDLAEVRDMLLANKVPAAARAGAIAPCDVTVPAQNTGLGPEKTSFFQALGITTKISRGTIEILSDVGLIKTGDKVGASEATLLNMLNISPFSYGLIIQQVYDNGSVYSPEVLDITEASLHGRFLEGVRNIASVCLEIGYPTLASVPHSVINGYKRVLAVAVETDYSFPLADKVKAFLADPSAFAAVAAPAAAAETAAAPAAKEEVKEESEESDDDMGFGLFD; translated from the exons ATGCCCAGGGAAGACAGGGCCACGTGGAAGTCCAACTATTTTCTGAAAATCATC CAACTTCTGGATGACTATCCAAAATGCTTCATTGTGGGTGCAGACAATGTGGGATCCAAGCAGATGCAGACCATCCGTCTGTCTCTGCGCAGCAAGGCCGTGGTGCTGATGGGTAAAAACACCATGATGCGCAAAGCCATTCGTGGCCATCTGGAGAACAATCCTGCCCTGGAGAA GCTCTTGCCTCACATTAAAGGAAATGTGGGTTTTGTCTTCACCAAGGAGGATCTGGCTGAGGTCAGGGACATGCTGCTGGCAAACAAG GTACCTGCAGCTGCTCGTGCTGGAGCAATCGCCCCTTGTGATGTGACTGTGCCAGCCCAGAACACTGGTCTGGGTCCTGAGAAGACCTCTTTCTTCCAGGCTCTGGGTATCACCACCAAGATCTCTAGGGGAACCATTGAAATCTTG AGTGACGTTGGTTTGATCAAGACTGGCGACAAGGTTGGTGCCAGTGAGGCCACACTCCTCAACATGCTGAACATCTCACCCTTCTCCTATGGACTCATCATCCAGCAGGTGTATGACAATGGCAGTGTTTACAGTCCTGAGGTGCTCGACATCACAGAGGCTTCTCTGCATGGCAGATTCCTGGAG ggtgtGAGGAACATCGCTAGTGTGTGTCTGGAGATTGGCTATCCCACATTGGCCTCCGTCCCACACTCTGTCATCAATGGATACAAGAGAGTCCTGGCTGTCGCTGTGGAGACAGACTACTCCTTCCCCCTGGCAGACAAG gtCAAGGCCTTCCTGGCTGACCCATCTGCTTTTGCTGCTGTCGCAGCACCTGCAGCAGCTGCCGAGactgctgcagctccagctgCTAAGGAGGAGGTTAAGGAGGAGTCTGAGGAATCGGATGACGACATGGGCTTCGGTCTGTTCGACTAA
- the golga7 gene encoding golgin subfamily A member 7 encodes MAETHSLQDLQQPAVSSKVFVQRDYSSGTISRFQTKFPSELESRLDKQQFEETIQTLNNLYAEAEKLGGKSYLEGCLGCVTAYTIFLCMETHYEKVLKKIARFIKDQNEKIYAPRGLLLTDPIERGLRVVEITIFEDRSIGSGR; translated from the exons ATGGCTGAG ACCCACAGTTTACAGGACCTCCAGCAGCCAGCTGTCTCCTCCAAGGTGTTTGTCCAAAGAGACTACAGCTCAGGAACCATCTCCAGGTTCCAGACCAAGTTCCCCTCTGAACTTGAGTCAAGG CTTGATAAGCAGCAGTTTGAGGAAACTATCCAGACCCTAAACAACTTGTATGCAGAGGCAGAAAAACTAGGGGGGAAGTCTTACTTGGAAGGCTGTCTGGGTTGTGTAACTGCCTATACAATATTCCTTTGTATGGAGACACACTATGAAAAG GTGTTAAAGAAGATTGCTAGGTTCATTAAGGACCAGAATGAAAAGATATATGCTCCCAGAGGTTTGCTGTTGACTGACCCCATTGAGAGAGGCCTCAGAGTC GTTGAAATTACCATCTTTGAAGACAGAAGTATTGGCTCCGGAAGATAA